In Candidatus Woesebacteria bacterium, one DNA window encodes the following:
- a CDS encoding ATP-dependent protease La Type I produces MSEKLVKVLRQIPVIAIRDSVVFPHTDNILSFGRPKSVLAINNAFQSQRVVAIFTQKDPELLDPKLKDLYEVGTIATIAQMMSSEEDVHALVRGQARIKIQNLVKTEPFLIADVIEIEEQKEDSPEVDALAKRIVDLFKRAIKLGKQAEIVTVMKVVSGQSTPVELADQVASLLEVSTEERIKLLEETSLLKRLRSVFEALLREVNVLEIERSISSKTQKKFEDQVRRAMLREKKRAIEEELGEEESELDSDEVKMYKKKIKEAKMPKDVEEKAQKELKRLMQMPIQNPESGYIRNYLDWLCDMPWSKESPNNISIKKAASILKKDHYGLEKVKERILEYLAVMKIKKGKKSQDAQPTIFCFVGPPGVGKTSIGRSIAKALGRSFVRVSLGGIRDEAEIRGHRRTYVGALPGRIIQGIKNAKTKNPVFMLDEIDKLGVDFRGDPSSALLEALDPEQNKEFSDHYLEVPFDLSKVMFIATGNVAENIIDPLRDRMEIIRFPGYTQNEKQKIAEEFLWPKQLKLHGLEDKKIKLTKEALDEIIERYTKEAGVRELERMLATICRKIARSVAEKKPCPKKIGLREVRKFLGPRKFSSALAEKKDEVGVVTGLAVTAAGGEILFVEVALMPGKGKLYLTGQLGEVMKESAKAAFSWARSHWREFGLKPDFGSKTDIHIHVPEGAVPKDGPSAGIALTTALISALTGIPVKKEVGMTGEITLRGKVMEIGGVKEKVIAGYRAGLKTIILPKGNKKDMDDVPSEVKKSIKFVFVEDMREVLKLALIKDPFKEIAAGKNRDLSPSVLVA; encoded by the coding sequence ATGAGCGAGAAATTAGTTAAAGTTTTAAGACAAATTCCAGTAATTGCTATTCGAGATTCGGTAGTTTTTCCGCATACCGATAATATTCTTTCTTTTGGTAGGCCTAAGTCGGTTTTGGCTATTAATAATGCTTTTCAGTCTCAGAGGGTAGTGGCTATTTTTACTCAAAAAGACCCCGAGCTGTTGGATCCTAAACTTAAAGATCTTTACGAAGTGGGTACTATTGCTACGATTGCCCAGATGATGTCTTCTGAAGAGGATGTCCATGCCTTGGTTCGCGGTCAGGCAAGAATTAAAATCCAAAATTTGGTCAAAACAGAACCTTTTTTGATAGCTGATGTTATTGAAATTGAAGAACAAAAAGAAGATTCTCCAGAAGTAGATGCTTTGGCAAAAAGAATAGTAGATCTTTTCAAAAGAGCAATTAAGTTGGGTAAGCAGGCTGAAATAGTTACTGTGATGAAGGTTGTCTCTGGACAGTCAACCCCAGTTGAGCTTGCCGATCAGGTTGCTTCTTTGCTTGAGGTCTCGACCGAGGAAAGGATAAAACTTTTAGAAGAAACCTCGCTCCTTAAAAGGTTGAGGTCGGTTTTTGAAGCTCTTTTGCGCGAGGTTAATGTTCTTGAAATTGAAAGAAGTATAAGCTCAAAGACCCAGAAGAAATTTGAGGATCAAGTAAGGAGGGCAATGTTAAGGGAGAAAAAACGTGCTATTGAGGAGGAGCTGGGAGAAGAAGAATCGGAGCTAGATTCGGACGAGGTAAAAATGTATAAAAAGAAAATTAAAGAGGCAAAAATGCCCAAAGATGTTGAAGAAAAAGCTCAGAAAGAGCTTAAGCGTTTAATGCAGATGCCTATCCAAAATCCTGAAAGCGGCTATATTAGGAATTATCTTGACTGGCTTTGTGATATGCCTTGGAGCAAAGAGTCTCCAAATAATATCTCTATTAAAAAAGCGGCTTCTATTTTGAAAAAAGACCACTACGGGCTTGAAAAGGTAAAGGAAAGAATCCTTGAATATCTAGCGGTTATGAAGATCAAGAAGGGTAAAAAGTCTCAAGATGCGCAACCCACCATTTTTTGTTTTGTTGGACCGCCTGGAGTGGGTAAAACTTCAATTGGCCGCTCAATAGCTAAGGCTTTGGGTAGGAGTTTTGTCAGAGTTTCTCTTGGTGGCATTCGTGATGAAGCAGAAATCAGAGGCCATAGGCGAACTTATGTCGGTGCTCTGCCTGGCAGGATAATTCAGGGGATTAAGAATGCCAAGACCAAAAACCCAGTTTTTATGCTTGATGAAATAGATAAATTGGGCGTTGATTTTAGAGGTGATCCTTCGTCTGCTCTTCTTGAGGCCTTGGATCCTGAGCAAAATAAGGAGTTTTCTGACCATTATCTTGAGGTGCCTTTTGATCTTTCCAAAGTAATGTTTATCGCAACTGGCAATGTGGCAGAAAATATTATTGATCCATTACGCGATAGAATGGAAATAATCCGCTTTCCAGGCTATACCCAAAACGAAAAGCAAAAGATTGCAGAAGAATTCTTGTGGCCAAAGCAATTAAAACTTCATGGTCTTGAAGACAAAAAGATTAAATTAACCAAAGAGGCATTGGATGAAATTATAGAAAGATATACCAAAGAAGCTGGAGTTCGTGAGCTTGAACGTATGCTTGCAACTATTTGTCGCAAAATTGCAAGAAGCGTGGCTGAGAAAAAGCCATGTCCCAAGAAGATCGGCCTTAGAGAGGTAAGGAAGTTTTTGGGTCCAAGGAAGTTTTCGTCGGCGTTGGCAGAGAAAAAAGACGAGGTTGGGGTGGTTACTGGTCTTGCTGTAACTGCAGCAGGTGGTGAAATTCTTTTTGTTGAAGTAGCTCTAATGCCCGGGAAAGGAAAGCTTTATCTGACAGGGCAGCTTGGTGAGGTGATGAAAGAATCGGCTAAAGCCGCTTTCAGCTGGGCAAGATCTCATTGGCGAGAGTTTGGTTTGAAACCTGATTTTGGTAGTAAAACTGATATTCATATCCATGTTCCCGAAGGAGCAGTTCCTAAAGATGGTCCTTCAGCTGGTATTGCCTTAACTACAGCTTTGATATCGGCATTAACTGGTATTCCAGTTAAGAAGGAAGTTGGGATGACAGGAGAAATTACACTTCGTGGAAAAGTGATGGAAATAGGCGGAGTAAAAGAGAAAGTTATTGCAGGGTATCGAGCTGGCTTAAAGACCATTATTTTGCCTAAGGGTAATAAGAAGGATATGGATGATGTGCCAAGCGAGGTAAAAAAGAGCATAAAATTTGTTTTTGTAGAAGATATGCGCGAAGTTCTAAAGTTAGCTTTGATCAAAGATCCGTTTAAAGAGATTGCTGCAGGGAAAAATCGCGATCTTTCTCCTAGTGTTCTTGTGGCTTGA
- a CDS encoding PAP2 superfamily membrane-associated phosphatase, whose protein sequence is MYLGLFFWFYLGKIPKRNLFFVLVSSLMAWVLSQMFKDLLPTVRPFLLNGVNPLTLTTPLDNSFPSGHTASAFGLATAIFLIDKKLGIFYFFLASLVGIGRILSRVHFPVDVLGGATLGIFTALLLETLFLKDKGLKRK, encoded by the coding sequence ATGTATCTGGGTCTATTTTTTTGGTTTTACTTGGGCAAGATACCAAAACGAAATTTGTTTTTTGTTTTAGTTTCAAGTCTCATGGCTTGGGTTTTGTCACAAATGTTCAAAGATCTTTTACCTACCGTCCGCCCGTTTTTGCTTAATGGAGTAAATCCTTTGACCTTGACAACACCGCTTGATAATTCTTTTCCTTCTGGTCATACAGCCTCTGCTTTTGGTTTGGCAACTGCAATTTTTCTGATTGATAAAAAATTGGGAATATTTTATTTTTTTCTTGCCAGTTTGGTGGGAATTGGCAGAATTTTAAGCAGAGTCCATTTTCCAGTTGATGTTCTTGGTGGTGCAACTTTAGGTATTTTTACTGCTTTGTTGCTTGAGACCTTGTTTTTGAAGGATAAGGGTTTAAAAAGAAAATAA
- a CDS encoding Undecaprenyl-diphosphatase, translating to MNYFQALVLGVVQGLTEFLPVSSSAHLVLIQSLFPSFYQPGVLFDVILHLGTLFAILFYFRKDFFKLSFSYLKFIVIATIPAVAVGFLFSDQIELLFKNIRLVGAALILSAIFNFISDRKQKASSLLDNKNSFIIGVFQALAITPGVSRSGSTIFAGIVSGLDRKEAARFSFLLSVPAVLGANVLQILKYGFDSQINFGVYSLGFLASFVSGFLAISLALKFLLSRNFKVFAFYCLILAVICFVV from the coding sequence ATGAATTATTTTCAAGCTTTAGTATTAGGTGTTGTTCAGGGATTGACAGAATTTTTGCCTGTTTCCTCATCGGCTCATCTTGTTTTAATCCAGTCTTTGTTTCCTTCATTCTACCAACCCGGAGTTCTTTTTGATGTCATACTTCATCTTGGGACTTTATTCGCTATTCTTTTTTATTTTAGAAAAGATTTTTTTAAGCTTTCCTTTTCTTATTTGAAATTTATTGTCATAGCAACTATTCCTGCGGTTGCTGTGGGATTTTTATTTTCAGATCAGATAGAGCTTCTTTTTAAGAACATTAGACTGGTTGGTGCAGCTTTGATTTTAAGCGCTATTTTCAATTTTATATCCGACAGAAAACAAAAAGCTTCCTCTTTATTAGATAATAAAAATTCCTTTATTATTGGAGTTTTTCAAGCTTTGGCCATTACCCCCGGTGTTTCCCGTTCGGGTTCTACCATTTTTGCAGGTATAGTTTCAGGTCTTGATAGAAAGGAAGCAGCTCGATTTTCCTTTTTACTTTCTGTTCCTGCTGTTTTGGGAGCAAACGTCTTGCAGATTTTAAAGTATGGCTTTGATTCTCAAATTAATTTTGGTGTTTATTCTTTAGGTTTTTTGGCAAGCTTTGTGTCTGGATTTTTGGCGATAAGCTTGGCTTTGAAATTTTTACTCTCACGCAATTTTAAAGTTTTTGCTTTTTACTGCCTGATTTTGGCTGTTATTTGTTTTGTGGTTTAA
- a CDS encoding tRNA pseudouridine synthase B, producing MFLLIDKPCGITSHDVVDRVRKITGERRVGHAGTLDPFASGLLILGVGRDSTSRLSYFLGLDKEYEAEITLGEERTTDDITGETRQDGLRSDRVPSREEILEAIKSFEGEKEQTPPFFSAVKIKGKKSYEMARKGNFLRLKPRKITVYSIKVADYSYPKIKIICKVSSGTYIRALARDIGRKLETGAFLSSLRRLLIGDLKVENSVSLEKLNSDNWQNFALDL from the coding sequence ATGTTTTTACTTATTGATAAGCCTTGCGGAATAACTTCTCATGATGTTGTCGATAGGGTAAGGAAGATTACAGGGGAAAGACGAGTCGGCCACGCTGGTACTCTTGATCCTTTTGCAAGTGGCCTTTTGATTTTAGGGGTTGGAAGAGATTCTACTTCAAGGCTTTCTTATTTTTTAGGTCTTGATAAAGAATATGAGGCGGAAATTACTTTAGGTGAAGAAAGAACAACAGATGATATAACAGGAGAAACAAGGCAAGATGGATTAAGAAGTGATAGAGTGCCTTCTAGAGAAGAAATTCTGGAAGCTATCAAAAGTTTTGAGGGGGAAAAGGAGCAAACGCCTCCATTCTTTTCTGCCGTCAAAATTAAGGGCAAAAAATCCTACGAGATGGCAAGAAAAGGGAATTTTTTAAGACTCAAGCCAAGAAAAATAACGGTTTATTCAATTAAAGTAGCTGATTATTCTTATCCAAAAATAAAAATAATTTGTAAAGTCTCATCTGGCACTTATATTCGCGCTCTTGCGCGTGATATTGGCAGAAAACTTGAGACAGGTGCTTTTCTTTCTTCATTAAGACGCCTCTTAATAGGCGATCTTAAAGTAGAAAATTCAGTTTCACTTGAGAAATTAAATTCCGATAATTGGCAAAACTTTGCTTTAGACTTATGA
- a CDS encoding Macrolide-specific efflux protein MacA, with translation MDKKLSLFSKIKKSASKISRRRITKIAIFLAIIIFGFVTISNLVQQKKKEAEAEKFTVKRGTVSEDLILSGKIKAEEDAQLFFPTSGKLVWVGVKEGDFVKKGQALASLDKTPLNAAYQQALNNIRMYEANVEATYDSLKGKDTSETFAQKATRTTSEVTKDNAYDALKIAEYNLKNATLIAPFSGFVTYLANPFSGVNVSAAQMQIEIVNPQTIYFEVTASQDEVTKLKEGQEVKIILDSFPEKEIKGKISFISLTPINIQEGSDYKVKISFTNLKEEDLKSLKIGMTGDARFSLEKRDDVLYAPSQFIKADRKGKYVNLGSIKNKVYIKTGLEGEEYTEIKEGVKEGDILYD, from the coding sequence ATGGATAAAAAATTAAGTTTATTTTCAAAGATCAAGAAAAGCGCCTCAAAAATTTCAAGAAGAAGAATAACTAAAATTGCCATCTTTTTGGCGATTATTATTTTTGGCTTTGTTACTATTTCAAATCTAGTTCAACAAAAGAAAAAGGAAGCGGAGGCAGAAAAATTTACAGTTAAAAGAGGAACTGTATCCGAAGATTTAATTCTTTCAGGAAAAATAAAAGCCGAAGAAGACGCCCAGCTTTTCTTCCCCACTTCAGGAAAACTTGTTTGGGTGGGTGTTAAAGAAGGCGATTTTGTTAAAAAGGGACAAGCTTTAGCCTCGCTTGATAAAACCCCACTTAACGCAGCCTACCAGCAGGCTCTAAATAACATCAGAATGTATGAAGCTAATGTTGAGGCAACTTATGACTCACTTAAGGGAAAAGATACTAGCGAAACATTTGCTCAAAAAGCAACCCGAACCACAAGTGAGGTGACAAAAGACAACGCCTATGACGCTCTTAAAATTGCCGAGTACAACCTCAAAAATGCAACTTTAATCGCGCCTTTTTCAGGATTTGTGACTTACCTTGCTAACCCTTTCTCAGGAGTTAATGTTTCCGCTGCCCAAATGCAAATTGAAATTGTTAACCCCCAAACAATTTATTTTGAAGTTACAGCTAGCCAAGATGAGGTTACTAAACTTAAAGAAGGCCAAGAAGTGAAGATAATTCTTGACTCATTTCCTGAAAAAGAAATCAAAGGAAAAATTAGCTTTATCAGCCTTACTCCTATCAATATCCAAGAAGGCTCTGATTACAAAGTAAAAATATCCTTTACAAACCTCAAGGAAGAAGACTTGAAAAGCTTAAAAATCGGAATGACAGGAGATGCAAGATTCTCTCTTGAAAAAAGAGACGACGTTCTTTATGCCCCATCACAATTTATTAAAGCTGACAGAAAGGGGAAATATGTTAATCTCGGCTCGATCAAAAACAAGGTCTATATTAAAACCGGTCTTGAAGGCGAAGAATACACAGAAATAAAAGAAGGAGTCAAAGAAGGCGATATTTTGTATGATTAA
- a CDS encoding ABC transporter, ATP-binding protein, with product MIKLVDVCKTYYLGDEEVKAVCDVDLEIKDGEFTGILGSSGSGKSTLMYMIGLLEKPTRGKIIIDGQDVSKLSDEELSHLRNRYIGFVFQSFNLINRYTVKENILLPVKYAKTKIDFDPEKRAEDLMKRFNIYQRQDFFPNKISGGQQQRVAIARALILKPKLILADEPTGNLDSKTGEEILDLLAELNKDLGVTVVIVTHEKTVADRTKRKIFIKDGKIVKKYL from the coding sequence ATGATTAAACTAGTTGATGTCTGCAAGACTTATTACCTTGGAGACGAAGAGGTAAAAGCAGTTTGTGATGTAGATCTTGAAATAAAAGACGGAGAATTCACAGGCATCCTGGGTTCTTCAGGTTCTGGCAAATCCACATTAATGTATATGATTGGACTCTTGGAGAAGCCGACAAGAGGCAAAATAATTATTGATGGTCAAGATGTATCTAAACTTTCAGACGAAGAATTGTCTCATCTAAGAAACAGATATATCGGCTTTGTTTTCCAATCCTTCAATCTAATAAATCGCTACACAGTTAAAGAAAATATCCTCCTGCCTGTTAAATATGCAAAAACAAAAATAGACTTTGATCCTGAAAAAAGAGCTGAAGATTTAATGAAAAGGTTTAATATTTACCAAAGACAAGATTTTTTCCCTAACAAAATCTCAGGCGGACAACAACAAAGAGTGGCAATTGCAAGAGCATTGATTCTTAAACCCAAACTGATTCTTGCCGACGAACCAACAGGCAACCTTGATTCAAAAACGGGAGAGGAAATTTTAGATCTCTTGGCGGAGTTAAATAAAGACCTTGGTGTAACTGTGGTAATTGTAACCCACGAAAAAACAGTTGCTGATAGAACAAAAAGAAAGATTTTTATCAAGGATGGCAAAATAGTCAAAAAATATCTCTAA
- a CDS encoding Macrolide export ATP-binding/permease protein MacB: protein MAALNGYKDIIQAAISDFKRNKVRTFLTSLGITIGVLAVVMLIALGLGIKNYIREQFESLGSNLITVLPGSGFSGGGGFGAGLVGGGAKFDEKDIRELERIPELKYVVPVFFKTSRVEANGKKEFAYIRGVNEDFFKLRNVKVIRGRQFNASENQSKAKVAVLGYTIAEKLFDNPDNAVGKTVRFDKQRFEVIGIIEKSGNNEQDLGVVLPYKSTYGGINPDKTFWGINLGVESEKDVEIAKKKVKEVLLKRYKEDDFSVAEQTEILSTINQIFNILNSVLVAIGSISLLVGGVGIMNIMYASVTERTKEVGIRRAIGATEKDILLQFMAEAVLLSALGGFLGLLIANIIVILVRPFFPLSINLLSVVITLSVSSAIGIFFGVFPARRAAKLPPIEAIRYE, encoded by the coding sequence ATGGCAGCATTAAACGGATATAAAGACATTATTCAAGCAGCAATTTCTGACTTTAAGCGCAATAAGGTAAGGACCTTTCTTACCTCACTTGGTATTACCATTGGAGTCCTGGCGGTTGTGATGCTCATCGCCCTTGGTCTTGGTATTAAAAATTACATCAGAGAACAATTTGAAAGCTTGGGGTCAAACTTAATTACAGTTCTTCCAGGAAGCGGCTTTAGTGGCGGAGGTGGCTTTGGAGCAGGACTAGTAGGAGGAGGAGCCAAATTTGATGAGAAAGATATAAGAGAACTTGAAAGGATACCTGAGTTAAAATATGTTGTTCCCGTTTTTTTTAAAACATCAAGAGTTGAGGCCAATGGCAAAAAAGAGTTTGCCTATATAAGAGGAGTCAATGAAGACTTCTTCAAATTAAGAAATGTAAAAGTTATACGAGGCCGACAGTTTAATGCCTCCGAAAATCAGTCTAAAGCTAAAGTGGCTGTTCTTGGCTATACAATAGCAGAAAAACTGTTTGATAATCCAGATAACGCAGTTGGTAAAACAGTTAGGTTTGACAAACAAAGGTTTGAAGTAATAGGAATTATCGAAAAGAGTGGCAACAACGAACAAGATTTAGGTGTTGTACTGCCTTATAAATCAACCTACGGAGGAATAAATCCCGACAAGACCTTCTGGGGAATAAATTTAGGCGTTGAATCCGAAAAAGATGTAGAAATAGCCAAGAAAAAGGTAAAAGAAGTTCTTCTTAAAAGATATAAGGAGGATGATTTTTCAGTTGCCGAGCAGACCGAGATACTTTCAACTATCAATCAGATTTTTAATATCTTGAATTCTGTCCTTGTTGCTATCGGCTCAATATCGCTTCTTGTTGGTGGAGTTGGCATTATGAACATAATGTATGCTTCTGTCACCGAACGCACCAAAGAGGTAGGCATAAGGCGAGCAATTGGAGCAACAGAAAAAGATATCTTGCTTCAATTTATGGCAGAAGCAGTTTTACTTTCAGCTCTAGGAGGATTTTTAGGTCTTCTTATTGCAAATATAATCGTAATTTTGGTAAGACCATTCTTCCCTTTATCTATTAATCTCCTTTCGGTTGTTATCACTCTAAGTGTTTCATCAGCGATCGGAATTTTCTTTGGTGTTTTCCCCGCCCGCCGCGCAGCAAAACTACCACCGATTGAAGCAATAAGATATGAATAA
- a CDS encoding NDP-hexose 3-C-methyltransferase TylCIII: MNKNYRNIKKCRSCGSKRLTKVISIGPTIIPNYSKKEKDIKIPLDLVLCKNCKLLQLKQTTNPCLLWNDNYGYQSGMNKSMTEEIKDIVKEIERIVKLKSGDVVLDIGCNDGTLLNFYKNKNIHRFGFDPSGNVLEIAKEKLKKYGTKNITLIKDFFAKEIFFKRSKQKAKVITAIAMFYDLDNPNKFVKDVYDCLDENGILVIQQNYLLKMIENNAIDNIVHEHLTYYSFTTLKKILDRHNLETFDIQFNNVNGGSFRTFIRKKCSNIGNNRYKIKNLENILKKEEKITKTSSYKKFVERTTKNLNKLREFLERETKKGKKIYIYGASTRGHTITSFLKLDNTLIGAAVDKNPFKWGKKISNTNIPIISEKQARKEKPDYFLALPWYFKNEFIEREKDFIKRGGKFIFPLPKMEIFPN, encoded by the coding sequence ATGAATAAAAACTATAGAAATATCAAAAAATGCAGAAGTTGTGGATCAAAAAGACTTACAAAAGTAATATCTATAGGTCCTACAATAATTCCTAATTATTCCAAAAAAGAGAAAGATATAAAAATACCATTAGATCTTGTCCTTTGCAAAAACTGCAAACTACTACAACTCAAACAAACAACCAATCCATGCCTTCTCTGGAACGACAACTACGGTTATCAATCTGGGATGAACAAATCTATGACCGAAGAAATAAAAGATATAGTGAAAGAAATAGAAAGAATCGTAAAACTAAAAAGTGGAGATGTTGTCTTGGATATCGGCTGTAATGACGGAACGCTGCTTAATTTTTACAAAAACAAAAACATCCACAGATTTGGGTTTGATCCGTCGGGAAATGTTCTTGAGATAGCCAAAGAGAAGCTAAAAAAATACGGTACTAAAAACATAACTCTAATAAAAGATTTTTTTGCAAAAGAAATTTTCTTTAAAAGATCAAAACAAAAAGCTAAAGTCATAACTGCAATAGCAATGTTTTATGATCTAGATAATCCCAACAAGTTTGTTAAAGATGTTTATGATTGCCTGGATGAAAATGGAATACTAGTAATACAGCAAAATTATCTTCTCAAGATGATAGAAAACAACGCCATTGACAACATTGTTCATGAGCACCTAACATATTACTCTTTTACCACACTAAAAAAAATACTTGATAGGCACAATCTTGAAACATTTGATATACAATTCAACAATGTAAACGGCGGGAGTTTCAGAACTTTTATCAGAAAAAAGTGTAGTAATATAGGTAACAACAGATACAAAATCAAGAATTTAGAAAATATACTTAAAAAAGAAGAAAAAATAACAAAAACAAGTTCTTATAAAAAATTTGTTGAAAGAACAACTAAAAATCTAAATAAGCTTAGAGAATTTCTTGAGAGGGAAACAAAAAAAGGTAAGAAAATATATATATATGGAGCTTCAACACGTGGACACACAATAACAAGCTTTCTAAAATTGGATAACACTTTAATTGGCGCAGCTGTTGACAAAAATCCTTTCAAGTGGGGTAAAAAGATAAGCAATACCAATATCCCAATTATCTCTGAAAAACAAGCAAGAAAAGAAAAACCTGATTACTTTCTAGCTTTGCCATGGTACTTCAAGAATGAATTTATAGAAAGAGAGAAAGATTTTATCAAAAGAGGTGGAAAATTTATATTCCCGTTGCCAAAAATGGAAATATTTCCAAACTAA
- a CDS encoding glycosyltransferase: MKRNYQREWEIYWSHTKRRFFYDAVAWFYRRFLISKLEAYFLKKYFSKGAFLLHAGCGGGETDRLVRDYFDITAVDFSRKALVSYRKVNPNARELVLADITKKLSFSSNYFDGVYNLGVLEHYSEDDILKILKEFRRVLKKDGKIIIFWPPEFGSSVLFFKILHRFVSLILPKRKVNFHPTELTRIRSKEHIEKILRLSGFKLLEFYFGIRDFFTYCVIVGKKS, encoded by the coding sequence ATGAAAAGAAATTACCAGAGAGAATGGGAGATTTATTGGAGCCACACAAAAAGGCGTTTTTTTTACGATGCTGTTGCTTGGTTCTACAGGAGATTTCTAATTTCAAAACTTGAAGCATATTTCCTCAAAAAATATTTTTCAAAAGGGGCTTTCCTTTTACATGCGGGTTGTGGTGGTGGGGAGACAGATCGGCTTGTGAGAGATTATTTTGATATTACTGCTGTTGATTTTTCTAGGAAAGCTCTTGTAAGTTATCGAAAGGTAAACCCAAATGCAAGAGAGCTCGTGTTAGCCGACATCACTAAAAAGCTTTCTTTTAGTAGCAATTATTTTGATGGTGTTTATAATCTTGGAGTCTTAGAACATTATTCTGAAGATGATATATTAAAGATATTAAAGGAATTTAGAAGGGTCTTAAAAAAAGATGGTAAGATAATTATTTTTTGGCCTCCGGAATTTGGATCAAGTGTCTTATTTTTTAAGATTCTTCATCGATTTGTTTCTTTGATTCTTCCCAAAAGAAAGGTTAACTTCCACCCCACAGAATTAACTAGAATAAGATCGAAAGAACATATTGAGAAAATTTTGAGGCTTTCCGGATTTAAACTTTTAGAATTCTATTTTGGAATTAGAGATTTTTTTACTTATTGTGTGATTGTAGGTAAGAAAAGTTAG